The Bos indicus x Bos taurus breed Angus x Brahman F1 hybrid chromosome 3, Bos_hybrid_MaternalHap_v2.0, whole genome shotgun sequence genome includes a window with the following:
- the LOC113890372 gene encoding basic proline-rich protein-like yields MNTLKQRRGWHRERWTGETDRERHFLGRGVSGAEAAWSGGLPLGPCLDAVRERRDDGAGGFLEVVRVSEVADSDVPRCQLHSAPQESLEDKELDRRPWSGPPGACRLLPPGTQARPRGLPLSPPPPSAATPRPRGPDALSPAPTRASSHTVPRRLLPPHGGAPGGLPWTETVPPPGKGRRPPKGSTEKGGVPGALLPENLQTPRKEKKHGALKSSETSRPGEAHPVEPTPAACASAGPAQLPRELQQEGPGSPPTHPQHYPVQPASEGGRPISSP; encoded by the exons ATGAACACTCTCAAACAGCGGCGAGGATGGCACCGTGAGAGATGGACCGGCGAGACGGACCGTGAGCGCCACTTCCTGGGCAGGGGCGTCTCGGGGGCGGAGGCCGCGTGGTCCGGGGGGCTGCCGCTGGGCCCTTGTCTGGACGCCGTGCGGGAGCGCCGAGATGATGGGGCGGGGGGCTTCCTGGAGGTCGTTCGGGTTTCAGAAGTTGCAGACTCGGACGTTCCCCGATGCCAGTTGCACTCAGCCCCGCAAGAGAGTCTGGAAGACAAG GAGCTGGACAGGCGGCCGTGGTCAGGGCCACCAGGCGCCTGCAGGCTGCTGCCCCCAGGGACCCAGGCCCGGCCCAGAgggctccctctctccccacctccaccctctgcTGCCACTCCCAGACCCCGAGGGCCGGATGCCCTGTCTCCCGCGCCCACCAGAGCCTCGTCCCACACGGTGCCCCGCAGGCTGCTGCCGCCCCATGGAGGAGCCCCAGGCGGGCTCCCGTGGACAGAAACAGTGCCCCCCCCTGGAAAGGGAAGGAG GCCCCCCAAAGGTTCGACGGAGAAGGGTGGTGTCCCTGGAGCGCTGCTCCCCGAGAATCTGCAGACccccaggaaggagaagaaacatGGGGCACTCAAGTCCTCAGAAA CATCCAGGCCTGGAGAGGCCCACCCTGTGGAGCCCACCCCGGCAGCCTGTGCCTCCGCAGGGCCAGCCCAGCTCCCCCGGGAGCTGCAGCAGGAAGGCCCTGGGTCCCCGCCGACCCACCCTCAGCACTACCCCGTGCAGCCTGCCTCCGAGGGAGGCCGTCCCATTTCTTCTCCATGA